atttggTGGTTGATACTTATAgtacaataacaatatctAATACAGGAACTATTgtaaatgaagaagaagaagaagaagaagaagaatgtACTGAAACTTCGtcattatcatctaatGAATTACACTTAGATAGTACTCACCATACAGATGACTCCGAATggttaaattttatatctaagtattcaaataattggaaaaatccaaattccgaaaaatttacaaaattaccatttgataataatagattggttattttaaaaaatttaaacacATTATCTTGGATTAGAATTCCTGTTTATGTTAAATCAGTAAATGCACATGCAGGAATTGTAGCAAGACGTGGTTTAGATAATCATACTGCAAAGACAAGTTATGCATCTCTGCAATTTACAAGCCAACTTCTAGATTTCCTATTTAAGAGATGTGATGACTATACATCCATCAGTGATGATATTGTATAGATAGCTGAGTACATGATAAGGCTggtttcttattatttagaattttatagatgtattatttaatccacttctatttttttttattttcctcCTCCAAAAACATTAAAACCAAGGtatgtttttaaaaaaaaacaaaaaaatttatcaaatatcaatttgCAAAATACAGAATtcataatttattaactttCTTATCAGCTTTGTATTTTTCCTTTAAGAAGAATGATATAATACTTCAAATTGTATGTAGGGTTTACTACAGCGGATATTAGGTTCAGCGGGTATAAACTGTTACCCGGAGTGTCACTTATTAGGATGTAATGATCAATAACTTCTTATTGATCCGGTATATAACTATTGATCTATTTACGTCACTAGTTAATCACTTGTTCGTTGTTCCTCTTGAACATCAAGAAGATCCTTCGTCGACCTATAGTCGCCTCTTATATACCTTTACTCATTGGTGGCCCAACCAATACATCCCGAACCGATTAGCTCCCAGTTCTCTCCATTACTTCTGGACTCACGTTTGCAGCTGTTCTTCCACTACTTTGGTAAGTAGACACCTAGGCTATAGCCCCTTgtcatcttttaataacGACACGTAGCTAATGCATCTGTAACCACTAGTTACAATGCGTCCCACTCGTGGCTGGCCGCTCCACAAGTCACGTGATCACCTCAAGCCCATGCGAAGACTTGGTAATCCCTCCAGAATCCCTTGTCGTAGATTGTTCTACGGTCAATTATAATTCTTGCTATATAAATGTATATGTTACCTGGTTTTCGAATTCAGTCAggaattaatataaaatttggtTGTTTCGTTAAACAGAATACTCTTTCTGTATATCCATCTTCATAGAACATTCCTCTTATATTAGACCTATGTCTCGTCAGACACAAGCTTCCTGGACATAACAATTATGTTCTCATCAGAACCGGCGTTCTGGAAGATACTTTTAACGAGCAGAATTGTAACCGCAGTCCCAATTCATAGACTACGCCTACCGCATAGTCTCTGCCGATGATAGTAGTACCGTACCTTAACATTTACCTATCATCCCACTTGTAGAGTTAACTCAGAAGTAAACCTACTTCTAACTTGTATCTGATATCTACAGGCTCACCCTGTAGATCATCTCAGATCTCTTGTCTTCTTAGATACTCCTGTATCTAAGAAGACCCGATGATAGATTACGCTATCCTCTTTCGAAATACATTCTTCCCGTGCACATTTTCAAGCTACATACTTATTCATCTGTATAAGATCCAAAGTCTGGCTTCTAACCACGTGACCCCACATCCCTACATTGTAGAAATTAATGACACGTGGTCATGTGCAAaactttcaaaaaataaactcCTCATAGGGGGCTCGAACCCCTGACATTTCGGTATCCTTGCTTAagaaatttcttaaaagcCGAACGCTCTACCAACTGAGCTAACAAGGATGAGTTTATTGTGTTGTAAGCCAACTTAGGAGTATGGTACACTTAAATAGTAATTACTAAAAACTTAATttaacaatcttattagcttaacaccagttaatccttcgaacttacgaatataattgttgttcttcttaaactaaataactatataaaagaactataaatttatgtcttaagtctgaaaagctggcctttaaatacttttcaaaggtcaacgccagcttttccattttactttaattggtcTGTTTATAAACTTACTTACAAGGGTAGGAATGCACAGTTTGAGTAATACTGGCTAACTAATAAAGGTTATGCATCGAACAGATATTCACAGGGATGCAACTAGCAGCTGCTCAGTGTTGTGTACAATTTTTAGTTGGcaacttgtagatgagtataaagtcgatctcgtctacaacattttttttcaagaaaaagttgtaatataataatttaaatatagtttttctttttaaataaatattatattaaaatgattgaatctaacaaaaataaaaaataaaattacaaaaacaattaatgaGAAAATCataactaaaaaaaattaagagaaTTAGAAGTAAGGgccaaataatttattagcTATCAATAAGGATATACAACTGcttttcttatttattttaatatttttttccttggTGAGTTACTTAAAGCTTAATAATGGTCCAATGAAGATATTTATGTAGAATATTCAGTATACTAATTGCAATTCACCAATAGAAAAGGAAAGATATGAGAAGGAAACTGAATTTGTTGAGTTTACAGAAATTTTTACTAGAaaataactatataaaTTCTTTGTATATTAACATTTATTTTAGTTTGTTTGAAGGAAGACTCAGTTTATAAGGTGAAAGTAGCAATTtcatgaaaataatatatgcATATATAAGTTCATGTGAATAATCCGTTATACATCAAATTACATTTAGttgaattaaagaaataatctAATATAAAAGgctattaattaatttgcAGTTTTAATCGTTATTTGTAGTAAGAAATGCTGAAAAgatatctttatttattaattttttctcattgtttatttttgttttcagtataattttttttattaaattatttcaaataaaaatgaaatttataacagaaagtaataaataacgtaaaaaaaaatataaaaaacataaaaaatataaaaaacataaaaaaaaaattaaaatttgtcAGAGCtttattgtattataaGATCTTACAAATGTTCAAACATAGCCGAATACTATGCAAATAATACTTTTGTTTCCATAAAGTagctatatatatacaacaGAATAGAGATCGAATAAAAATCCTTTTACCAAGTTATCTGTGACACCCaatcaaaagaaatatatggGACAATATGCTTAGTATTACTAGTGGTTTCTAGACAAACACTATGAATGTTGGTACATCacaaaatttttctattagTTATACAAGCTTCAAGTCAAATATTCTAGGCCTTTTTTGTCGAAACTTTATGGCATGATCTGTTCTAATAATTGTCCTCCTATAGCTAAATAACGCTTATAAAAATACAGgagtatataaaaatacagaagtatataaaaatgagCTCCATttatattccaaaaaatgaaggttacataaaaatatcactCAGTACGTAATATTTCACgctcaatatttttttaccatCCCTGTATCTTAGTGCATATGCCAGAACACTACTGTCTTTTTACTCAGATCtttgaaagaaattcaaGACTAATCAGAAGgtattaaataaaacttGACTTCTAACGTTAATTTACCAACAAATTTGTCAACAGAGTGATTAGCTAAAATAATTAGCTCTCCACCTCTGTGATTTCAAGGTAATACaccaaatatttatactaCATTAGGATACTACGAATCAAATTTCAAGAGTTGATGAACAAATTCtgaattcaaaaaatattctgaCTTATAGAAGTTAAGTCCACCAACGTCCTACTTGGGTGATAACTAGGGATATCGAATTACTGTAGCGGTATTAATTAGCTCAGCAACAACTTCCCGCACAAATATCTACGTTGTTCTAAACAGAAGGGAAGAAAGATGTCAAAccctaaaaaaaatctaatcTTGCCAATATTAATcatgaattattatcaactCTTATTAATCCAACagtaaaataaagtaaGAACAACCAGATAACCATGCATCCCACAGTTTCGGCGTATACTGAGAACTTGATGCAAAACTTGTTAAAAGGATGCATATACTAAAACATAAAGTTTTCCAGCAAATAGGGAATTATGCGTAAAAGAAAAACTCTGAGGTCAATAGGAAAGGGTTTTCCCTGTCTTAAAGAAACcaaagaaatatttccaTTGGTCCAATTGCCTGTAAACTTgggaaaagaaaaagagaCACACCTATAAAAccaatatttatttcaatacaGGTAGAATGAAACCCCACTTTGTAAGACAAATATTTCAGTTCATATCTTATAATGCTCCATTAGACAATAAAAGTAACAGAAAAAGACAGACATGACtgaacaaaaatataattgtatCCTCCTTCGTTCTTTACAAATAGTCTTAACTTCAAGTTCTTTCAGGAATGCATCGAATATGGAATTatccaaatttttcagttctaatatatattcCTACAAAAGACCCCACAGTTCTGACTGAGTACTTAAAAAGATATCTACAACCTGACACCACACTGTAAATTTCTGCTGGCCTTTCTCAGACTTCGATTTCCCGAAATGGTATCGGCATTATTGCAATTTCTGGGAGAAATAACCGAATCCCTTAAAACAAATTGGGACACATATTTCCCACAGAGAATGATTCATTGAAAGGTCGGTTACTATTAATGAATTGCTATTTTTAGCCGCCTACATATTATAGTTAACTATCTAAATAGAATATGCCAACAGTATTAATACAAAGAAAAGTGATAAAGAAAGGCAAAAACCATCTTAGAACAATTATAAGGATCGAAATGACGTATCTAGTCtttaataacaatactaGTAGCGTAAAAATGTGttgttaaatattttggacATTTGGCCACATCAAGACTATGCagtaaaaaatatcactttttttttattttgactCTATCATGTTTGtacttctttttttgtcttCTTTTTATTGTCACTGGCTCAAGAAGTGTCTTGGAAAATTAAGTTATACAGGATATATCTTAGATATAGATGTTTTAAGTAGCGATTCCTCCGTTCTTGAACAGTTTTTGATCCACTAAAACACTAATGCAACGATAATAAAGatgttttcaatttatttaggAATTTCAGTTTCTGAAGCCCTTTCTCGTTTTCTATTAATGAGACATCTAGAACCATTGTCGTAGCTACTCTATCTCTGCAAAGGGGTTCCTTTAGTTACCATTAGTGGAGACCTCTTTCAAGAGCTCAAcctataaaaaatttattcgACGAAGATCTTTGAGGATCGTAAACAAAAAACTACtcaaacaaagaaaaattggtggtttttatttagtttagAATGTCTAAACAAATCGGAAATAAACTGTCTGCCGATGCTTACGTTTTGAACTCAAAAAGTATCCTAATTTTACTCTACAATTGGAAATGTTATCCTTCTAACTGGTATCCTTATACACTCCATTGACGATGACTAGCtgagaaaaagaaacaaacaAGGTATATAAACGAATGACATTTTCTTGTTGATAACCCTTACTTAATTtcaatcatattttttttaaaaatagcTAAGCAAAGTAAGGCTTGATTATCTTATCATACACattgattttaatatgCAATTCGAAAAAACTTTAGTTGCCGTGACTTTACTCGCAGTCTCAAAGGCTGCTGCAGTACCAGATGAACCATATACTACATTAACTCCAACAGGTGTGTATAAAGACGCTTCTAGCAATTACCCTTCAACTTTTGGAATTAACGTCGTTCCATTGGCTGCTGCAAACGCAAAAAGAGACTATAAAGTACAACATAAAGTTGTCGTTACTAGAACCCATGATGTCACAGTCACCGTTAAGGGTGAACCAACTACTGTAACAACTAAAGTTGATACAACTACAACAGTTGGAGCAGGAGCAGCAAATACAGAAGGTACTCAAAAGTCAACAGTAGAGGCTATTGACACTGAAGTACAAGCTACCCAAAAACCAGCAGAAGATACTGTTAAAACTGATACCCAAAAGCCAACAGCTAAAGTCACTGTGCCTCAAAAAGTGGAAGAAACATCTACTAGTAAGACTGAATCAAAGCCTACTACAACAGTTACTGATCAAAAAACTTCAAATAAGGATACAAAAACATCAGATAATACTCTAAATGCAGTAAGTTGTAAAAATAGTGGAACCCTAGTTGTATCTTTAACAGATGGGCTGTTAATTGACTCTAAAGGTAGAATTGGATCCGTCGTTTCCAATAGACAGATTCAATTTGACGGTCCACCACCACAATCAGGCTCAATTTATGCTGCTGGATGGGCTCTTACTCCTGATGGTAATTTGGCTTTAGGTAGCCAAGACATATTCTACCAATGCCTATCCGGAAATTTCTATAACATGTATGATCAACCGATTGCTGAACAATGTGAAGAAGTGCATTTACAGGCTATTGAATTAGTTGATTGTTAAgctatttgattttttaactGTCACTCTAACACGTCCGGTTTTGAATAGTATTTGAGGCTTTcaatttttagtttttaataatgaagttTGCAGAAGACTCAATAATGGTTGttctttctttttgaatatttatgtACGTATTTTTATCATGTGTAtgacaatatttttttcacatatatattattatatatttcgatataaatatttaacatTTAGTTATTTCTTCGTTAActttgaataaatttaatttaattttaacattaattattttagaCTCCtcttgaaaaaaagtaGTTACAAAAGCAAATACATTTAATAGACAAAGTAGATGtaaattatagaaaaaattattatatcataATTTCTATAATCTCTTCTTTTCTTAATGACTTATCATGCTCATCATGAGTCCATGATATAGTAGCATTTATTTTCTCGTCAATtccttcaatttttaatatattctttaaatttaattcttgtGTTTCACCCACACACATATCTTTCAATGGCAAAATGTCACCTCTTATTGATAAAGAAATGTTTCTAAAGTTATTTTTATGACATTTCTCTATTAGAGATATTATTTCCGATTCACAGCTGGAATCTGGATTTATTGCAGAGATATCATAACTTTTTTCGTTTACTAAGATTCTCCCTAAACTACTTAGtgatttattcaaattgttGCTGTCAAAATCTCcaaataacaaaatatgTTTCTTATAGTCTTCTGGGTTTAATATCATGCTCCTCATATTTAATCTGTAACATACTTCCAATGTCTTATCCAAGGCTTCTTGCTTAGTAGAAAATATACTTTGATTTACAGATGAGATACTATTTATAACATCTTCCCAACCATCccaatttttatcaatagTACCTACAAATGTTCCAAATTTACCAACATTACCGGCACCATCTTTTCCAATTGTCACCAAACCTAATTGATCTTCATCcttcaaattatttatgattgctcttatatttttgataatatttccaaaatacTCTTCCtgattcattttctttgaagatgaaagaTTAATACAAACAATGAATTGTAATTTGGTTGATACGTTAAAATCTTCCCACTTTGGCTTTAGTGAAACGCTTTCTTTGTTAGCAGAAGCTAGTTCCTTTTTGTTAGCAGAAGCTAGTTCCTTTTTGTTAGCAGAAGCTAGTTCCTCTTTGTTATCAGCTTGTTTTTCAACATCTGATTTGGGAATAATGTCCCAAGCAGTTTCAGTCAATTGAAGAGAAGTTTtagttttcaattttttaatattcttaatacaatatttccacttttctaaaatatGTGAGTTTTGTTTacaatcaaaataaaaatagacCTCTGGTAAAGCAGTACTCATAACATCCATTAACAgagttttattattcaattttgaaatatttgaaatattggTTAACGGGATCTTACCTTCAATACTTGACAAAACAATATcatacaaaataataacagaCTTGAATAAAATTGCTATACAATTATATTGCCATTGGCTACCATCTGTTGAGTATGCAACTTTAtcgaataataatacatcaTCATTTTGCATCCCAACTAAAGTTGTTAGGTACTTATTtgcattaatattatccctcaatttttcttgatcaacatttttgatattaattGGGGTTTTAATGGTTAAAAAAGGTTTTTTGGAATTATAAGTAATTTGGAAATAAGaggtattatttttattcttccCTGCTGAATTGAATTTCAACGGGGTTGATAGAAGGTCATCCATTGTGTCAGAACTTAGGCAACTTCTAGAGTCCTTATAATCAATAAAGGAATAACTCTCATCAAAAACGGAATTGCTCACATGATTAGATGATACAGTTACTGCTGGTGagaattcttcttcattaatcGATAGTAAGGGTGCTTTGAAACCATTATTAGTCAAATCTGCCGTCTTAATAATCTGATCTTTAGGTGTAAAATTATCTCTTAGCATTAAATAGGAATTTGAATTCATTTCCACAAATTGTTCGACGATACTCTTAGTGGAATGCTCCAAGGTATGTGCTTTTGAGATTATTCTAGATGttagattttgaaaaatatccTCATCCTTAGGCTTTGTTGTAATATTGCATATAGAACAAATTGGGTAAGTATTGTCTATACTAATAGAACTCAGAGATAGCGAGTAGCAATCAAAATGACATACATGATCACAAGCCAATTCTATTGCCTTTTCTCCTGCAAATGAACTAGTCAAGTTTTCGTTACAGAGACAACATTGTTCAGTTACAAATTTTCGAAGTCCTGAACTTGAGAATGTAGAAGTATTTCTTGAATGCATTGATTCATTTCCAAAAGAGTAAATACTGTTACTTCTTTTCTTGGAATGCTCCAGGATGAAAGCTGCATCTTTATCGAGAGGCTCAgttaacaaaatatttgtgaGATTTATACCTTTTGTGGAGCGAGTTGGAGTTGAAGAATGTATAGAATTTTGGGTTGAGCTGCTTGATAATTGGAAAGGAGAATTTAAACCTGTTTGTTCGGTTTTtagtaaattatttttcataagAGCTTTGCTCGAATGCGAACTCTTTTTTGAGCTAAGTGGAGGTGATAGTGGCTTTGTAAGGTTTAAAGGTTCAGGAAGATTTTTCCTCTTAGCCATTCTCTTTCTAGTAGTTggagaaaatattattggttCTGGTACAGATTCTTTTTCAAGTATTGTGGAAAAATccaatgatttttttcGAAGACTAGGAATTCTTTCCAATAGTCTTGGCTGTTTATTCTGCTTTTCTGGATCATTTTGCACACTGGGTGGTGTgtgtaattttttactggaatgaaattttgttggagtttttaaattcagTTGCATCTTgaactattattaattaggGTATCTTTAATTATAGAGGAGGTATACGCTTTTgctaaataaaaaataagcTAGTCACaagtaaaattttaattatttgatgtgatatatatatatatatatatatgcaaGAATACCTCTCTGCCAATTTATTGGTATAAGCTGATAAATCGATGGAACTCCAAGATCTAATTGATGTATTTAGTGTCGCATTAACAACCGATATCCTAAAAAGGCAAATTAAGTGCCGTTACTGAATTTCTCTGCCGTTTCATCTGAGAATGAGAATTGCGCGTAAAAAATCACATCAGTTAATTTTTCAGTAACGCGGCATTATGCAGGCTTCTTGAAACGTCCTTAAAACTAAGGCTTTTGAAACctcaaatcaattaatagACGAGTGTTTGTTATAGGTAAATAAGCTAAATTGCCGATGAAGATTTCATTTCCTGATTTTAGCAATGATGCATTTATATTTCCCGATGGTAAAGGCACTTACAAGAtcattatttcaataacgatcattatataatttatcattatcaaatttgTACAAGCCTTCCAAAAAGagataaaatattgatcTTATATATACTAATACGAACTTATGCGTCAATTGAAAACTCTGAGAGTGAAGCGTATAGGAAACATAGATGAAATTAACCCTAATCAGTTCCTGATTATTTGTAACCTTGGTACAATTTTCAAAGgacaaaaattttattaaaaacgctgaataaaaattttagtttttacaaataattgtaaaatatatcGTTTTAAACTACATAATGTAAAAAGAAGAGGAGAGgcaaattaaaaatgcgATGTGCAGTGGGaatatattagaatatataaaatacatttttttatttaaatagtCAAAGATACTCACATTCATACTTCAATACCGCCGACAATAAAATACTGAGTGCTTTAAGTAAGATACGTGGCTATATTAGAAA
This genomic stretch from Henningerozyma blattae CBS 6284 chromosome 1, complete genome harbors:
- the FAR1 gene encoding cyclin-dependent protein serine/threonine kinase inhibiting protein FAR1 (similar to Saccharomyces cerevisiae FAR1 (YJL157C); ancestral locus Anc_1.190), giving the protein MQLNLKTPTKFHSSKKLHTPPSVQNDPEKQNKQPRLLERIPSLRKKSLDFSTILEKESVPEPIIFSPTTRKRMAKRKNLPEPLNLTKPLSPPLSSKKSSHSSKALMKNNLLKTEQTGLNSPFQLSSSSTQNSIHSSTPTRSTKGINLTNILLTEPLDKDAAFILEHSKKRSNSIYSFGNESMHSRNTSTFSSSGLRKFVTEQCCLCNENLTSSFAGEKAIELACDHVCHFDCYSLSLSSISIDNTYPICSICNITTKPKDEDIFQNLTSRIISKAHTLEHSTKSIVEQFVEMNSNSYLMLRDNFTPKDQIIKTADLTNNGFKAPLLSINEEEFSPAVTVSSNHVSNSVFDESYSFIDYKDSRSCLSSDTMDDLLSTPLKFNSAGKNKNNTSYFQITYNSKKPFLTIKTPINIKNVDQEKLRDNINANKYLTTLVGMQNDDVLLFDKVAYSTDGSQWQYNCIAILFKSVIILYDIVLSSIEGKIPLTNISNISKLNNKTLLMDVMSTALPEVYFYFDCKQNSHILEKWKYCIKNIKKLKTKTSLQLTETAWDIIPKSDVEKQADNKEELASANKKELASANKKELASANKESVSLKPKWEDFNVSTKLQFIVCINLSSSKKMNQEEYFGNIIKNIRAIINNLKDEDQLGLVTIGKDGAGNVGKFGTFVGTIDKNWDGWEDVINSISSVNQSIFSTKQEALDKTLEVCYRLNMRSMILNPEDYKKHILLFGDFDSNNLNKSLSSLGRILVNEKSYDISAINPDSSCESEIISLIEKCHKNNFRNISLSIRGDILPLKDMCVGETQELNLKNILKIEGIDEKINATISWTHDEHDKSLRKEEIIEIMI
- the TBLA0A06230 gene encoding uncharacterized protein (similar to Saccharomyces cerevisiae CIS3 (YJL158C); ancestral locus Anc_1.189); the protein is MQFEKTLVAVTLLAVSKAAAVPDEPYTTLTPTGVYKDASSNYPSTFGINVVPLAAANAKRDYKVQHKVVVTRTHDVTVTVKGEPTTVTTKVDTTTTVGAGAANTEGTQKSTVEAIDTEVQATQKPAEDTVKTDTQKPTAKVTVPQKVEETSTSKTESKPTTTVTDQKTSNKDTKTSDNTLNAVSCKNSGTLVVSLTDGLLIDSKGRIGSVVSNRQIQFDGPPPQSGSIYAAGWALTPDGNLALGSQDIFYQCLSGNFYNMYDQPIAEQCEEVHLQAIELVDC